The Shewanella algae DNA segment AAGTGGCGGCCTTTTGTAGCTGGGGGCGAAAATTACGCCTGACCTTTGATCTCACTCAGGCCACGGTAGGCTGCCTTGGCGCCCAGTTGCTCTTCAATACGCAGCAGCTGGTTGTACTTGGCAACACGGTCAGAGCGGCACAGAGAGCCGGTCTTGATCTGGCCGGCTGCGGTACCTACTGCCAAGTCGGCAATGGTCGCATCTTCCGTTTCACCTGAGCGGTGAGAGATAACGGCGGTGTAACCGGCTTCCTTGGCCATGCGGATAGCGGCCAGAGTCTCGGTCAGAGAACCTATCTGGTTGAACTTGATCAGAATCGAGTTGGCAACACCCTGCTCGATACCGCGAGACAGGATCTTGGTGTTGGTCACGAACAGGTCATCACCCACCAGCTGGATCTTGTCACCAAGGATCTTGGTCTGGTAAGCCCAGCCATCCCAATCAGACTCATCCAAGCCATCTTCGATAGAAACGATAGGATACTGCTCGGTCAGCGACTTGAGGAAGTCAGAGAAACCGTTGGAATCGAATACCTTGCCTTCACCGGCCAGGTCATACTTACCGTCTTTGTAGAACTCGGAAGCCGCACAATCCAGCGCCAGAGTCACATCTGTGCCGAGTTTGTAGCCAGCAGCTTCAACGGCTTCTTTGATAACCGCCAGGGCATCGGCGTTGGATGACAGGTTAGGCGCAAAACCACCTTCGTCACCCACGGCAGTGTTCAGGCCCTTGGACTTGAGCACCTTCTTCAGGTTGTGGAAGATTTCAGCGCCCATACGCAGGGCTTCACGGAAACTCTTGGCACCGACTGGCTGTACCATGAATTCCTGAATGTCGACGTTGTTGTCGGCATGCTCACCACCGTTCAAGATGTTCATCATAGGAACCGGCATGCTGTACTGGCCAGGAGTCCCGTTCAGTTCAGCGATGTGAGCGTAAAGTGGCATACCTTTGAAGGCAGCAGCGGCCTTGGCAGCAGCCAAAGACACAGCCAGAATGGCATTGGCGCCCAGCTTGTCTTTGTTTTCGGTGCCGTCCAGCGCGATCATGATGCCATCCAGCTCAGCTTGAGCCGTGGCATCTTTACCCAGCAGGGCTTCACGGATAGGACCGTTGACATTGTCAACAGCCTTGAGCACACCTTTACCCAGATAGCGGGCCTTGTCGCCATCGCGCAGTTCCAGCGCTTCACGGCTACCGGTAGAAGCGCCTGATGGGGCTGCTGCCATACCGATGAAACCACCTTCCAGATGCACTTCAGCTTCTACAGTGGGGTTACCGCGAGAATCCATGATTTCGCGTCCAATGACGTTAATGATCTTAGCCATAATGTCCTCGATTAAAGTTAAAGAAAAAACCCATACCCATCTGAGCGTTCAGCGTCTCTCATATGGGTATTGGACTTTCACTTCACACTTCCCGGCGCACCGGGGATGAAAAAGCCGGAGCTGCCATAGCAGTCCGGCTCTTCTAGTTTAACCCAGATTACGCTTTTGGTAAGTACTGGCGGCGGCGACAAAACCTTCAAACAGAGGGTGACCGTCGCGAGGTGTGGAGGTGAATTCCGGATGGAACTGACCGGCAACAAACCAAGGGTGACCAGGTATCTCGATCATCTCTACCAGCTTGCGATCCGAAGACAAGCCACTGAATACCAGGCCGGCTTTTTCCAGACGCTCACGGAAGGCGTTGTTCACTTCGTAACGATGGCGGTGACGCTCGATACAGGTGTTGCTCTTATAAGCCGCAGCGGCCTTGGTGCCTTCAATTAGATGGCACAGCTGAGCGCCAAGACGCATGGTACCGCCAAGATCTGAGGCCTCGTCACGCTGCTCCAGATTGCCTTCTTCATCGATCCATTCGGTGATCAGGCCCACAACAGGGAACGGGGTTTCCTTGTTGAATTCGGTAGAGTGGGCACCTTCCATGCCGGCGACATGACGGGCGAATTCAATCAGGGCAACCTGCATACCCAGACAGATACCAAAGTATGGCAGTTCGTTTTCACGGGCGTATTGAGCGGCAAGGATCTTACCTTCAACACCACGCTCACCAAAGCCGCCGGGAACCAGAATGCCATCCAGACCTTCCAGCACTTCAACGCCTTTGACTTCAACAGTCTGGGAGTCGATATACTTGATGTTCACCGAAACCCGGTTTTTGAGGCCGGCATGTTTCAGCGCTTCGTTGACTGACTTGTAGGCATCCGGCAGCTCAATATACTTGCCGACCATACCTATGGTCACTTCATTGTTTGGATTGGCTTCCTGATAAACCACGTTTTCCCATTCGGACAGATCGGCTTCAGGGCAGCTCAGGCCAAAGCGCTTGACAACCAGCTCATCCAGCCCTTGTGAGCGCAGCAGCGCCGGGATCTTGTAGATGGAATCCACGTCTTTGAGGGAGATAACCGCCCGCTCTTCAACATTACAGAACAGGGAGATTTTGGCTCGCTCTGTGGCTGGAATAGCGCGGTCGCCACGGCAAACCAGAATATCCGGCGCAATACCGATAGAACGCAGCTCTTTAACTGAATGCTGAGTCGGCTTGGTTTTCACTTCCTGAGCCGGGCCGATAAAAGGCACCAGAGTCAGATGCATAAACAAACTGCGATCGCGGCCCAGTTCAACACCCAACTGACGGATAGACTCGAGGAAGGGCAGAGATTCGATATCACCCACAGTACCACCGATTTCAACGATGGCGACATCATGGCCTTCACCGCCTTCGAGGACTTTTTCCTTGATGGCGTTGGTGATGTGCGGAATAACCTGAATAGTTGCACCCAGGTAGTCACCACGACGCT contains these protein-coding regions:
- the eno gene encoding phosphopyruvate hydratase, with protein sequence MAKIINVIGREIMDSRGNPTVEAEVHLEGGFIGMAAAPSGASTGSREALELRDGDKARYLGKGVLKAVDNVNGPIREALLGKDATAQAELDGIMIALDGTENKDKLGANAILAVSLAAAKAAAAFKGMPLYAHIAELNGTPGQYSMPVPMMNILNGGEHADNNVDIQEFMVQPVGAKSFREALRMGAEIFHNLKKVLKSKGLNTAVGDEGGFAPNLSSNADALAVIKEAVEAAGYKLGTDVTLALDCAASEFYKDGKYDLAGEGKVFDSNGFSDFLKSLTEQYPIVSIEDGLDESDWDGWAYQTKILGDKIQLVGDDLFVTNTKILSRGIEQGVANSILIKFNQIGSLTETLAAIRMAKEAGYTAVISHRSGETEDATIADLAVGTAAGQIKTGSLCRSDRVAKYNQLLRIEEQLGAKAAYRGLSEIKGQA
- a CDS encoding CTP synthase, translating into MTTRYIFVTGGVVSSLGKGIAAASLAAILEARGLNVTIMKLDPYINVDPGTMSPTQHGEVFVTEDGAETDLDLGHYERFIRTKMNRRNNFTTGRIYEEVLRKERRGDYLGATIQVIPHITNAIKEKVLEGGEGHDVAIVEIGGTVGDIESLPFLESIRQLGVELGRDRSLFMHLTLVPFIGPAQEVKTKPTQHSVKELRSIGIAPDILVCRGDRAIPATERAKISLFCNVEERAVISLKDVDSIYKIPALLRSQGLDELVVKRFGLSCPEADLSEWENVVYQEANPNNEVTIGMVGKYIELPDAYKSVNEALKHAGLKNRVSVNIKYIDSQTVEVKGVEVLEGLDGILVPGGFGERGVEGKILAAQYARENELPYFGICLGMQVALIEFARHVAGMEGAHSTEFNKETPFPVVGLITEWIDEEGNLEQRDEASDLGGTMRLGAQLCHLIEGTKAAAAYKSNTCIERHRHRYEVNNAFRERLEKAGLVFSGLSSDRKLVEMIEIPGHPWFVAGQFHPEFTSTPRDGHPLFEGFVAAASTYQKRNLG